The Canis lupus dingo isolate Sandy chromosome 18, ASM325472v2, whole genome shotgun sequence genome includes the window ACCGGCGGAGCTCCCCGACGCCTAAGGGAGGGCGTATAGAGGAGAGGGTAATTTTTTTGATCACAGTATGTCCAGCTTGCTTGGAAAGTTTTAAGGGAGTAAACCGCAATTTCAACGGTTGTAACGGCGAGAGGGGTTTGTGAGCCGTATTCTCCGTGGCTCCCCACACCTTTTGCGGTGCGGTCCTATTCTTTTAACTCGCACCaggaattcttaaaatatatcgGTTCTGCGTGCCTCGGTCGCGACGGCTCCTggccccaggggccccgggggcgcgcCCGGGCTGCGGGGCTCCAGGAGCGGGGCCCAGGCCGCAGCCCCGAGCCGGCGGACCCGGCGGACCCGGCGGACCCGGGGTGCGatcccgccgccgccccgccctgccgcccccagcgccccggccgcgccccgcccccaccccggccccgaCCCGGTTCCGACCCCGCGGGCCCCGCCACCCTCCCCGCCACGCCCCGCCTCCCACACGAGGAGGCGCCGCCAGCGGCCCCGCCACCTCCGCCCCCCCCGGACCTCGGGACCCCGCGACCTCGTGCTCCCCCCGTGACCTCGCCCCCCCCCCGCGACCTCGGCCCCCCGCGACCTGGGGCTCCCCCCGTGACCTCGCCCCCCCCCGCCGCGACCCTCGGCCCCCCGCGACCTGGGGCTCCCCCCCGTgacctcgccccccccccccccccgcgacctcggccccccgcggcccgcgcaCCTCTTGCAGGGGATCAGCGCCTTCCGCTCGTCCAGCACCCGCACGCGCCGGTTGAGGCCGTCGTAGGAGAGCAGGGCGCGGCTGTTGCGGCCGCTGCTCTGCCGGAACACAACCTGGCGGCCCTCCCACTGCTGCGGCGCCCGGCACGGCCGCGGGGTCCCCGGGGCGCCGAGGCCGCCCAGCGCGCACACCCAGAGGCCGGCCAGCAGCCAGAGCCGAGCGCGCCCCGCCATCGCCGCGcagcgcccgccgccccccgggccccgcgACCCGGCCGAGCGCGGTGACCCGCGGtgaccctccccccccaccccggccgcggTCGCCACGGCGGTTGGGCCCCGCGCGCGCGAGGTGCGGGAGCCTCGGCCCGGGAGGGCGCGGCCACCGGCGGGAGCTGCCGCGGCAGGGCCTCTGCCCGCTGCGCCTCGGTTTCGCTTGCTCTCTGCTGCCAACAGGAAATGCAGTGGCAGTGGTGCCACTAGCATCCTGAAGGGCACCGCGTCTTcaagggggcggggtggggagcagggtggtGAGAAGGAACGGGACTGACCGAGGTGTGCGGCAGGTCACCACCTTCCAGGAGACAGTCGGGTTCAGGTCGGGAAGGCAACGCTCCCGCTTGCTGGGCCCCGCAGAGCTGGCCCCCTTGCCAACACTGACACCTTCTTCCCCCAGAGTAGAACGGAAAGGGTCTTGGTCATCCACCATGGCCatgtccaagcccctgctcttcCAACAGAGCCCGGAGGACCAGAGGATTAGCCCTTTTGTCCTTGGGCGGAGGACCCAGGGACGGAGCCCTGAGGCCACACTTGCAGTGACACTTCCACCCTCATCCATCACCTGACAACACCACAACTCCAGGTGCGTGTGAGTCTGGGAGTTTAGCATCaagaacaaagtttaaaaaaaaataaataaataaataaaataaaaataaaaaaagaacaaagtttattGGGTTTATGGTTTATGTTTCATAATATTAGGATGTACCATATGGAATATTTCGTAATATTAGGATGTACCATACAGAatcaaaaaaaaagcaacttaaaaaaaaagacttgctttCCAAATTTATGGTATCTTTACAGTTGATCTGTGTTTCAAGAATGAGGACGTGAACCAGATGAAAGCAGGAGGGAACATTCCCACATAAAGGACATGGGGACAAGGGAAAATGGGTGTAGTGCTGGGGTTTAAGGAGAGTAATTTTGAGCCTTAACAAACGGGGTCTTGAAAACCAGGGAGGGGCACCATGAGGCAGAAGCCTTAGGAAGCTCCCTGAGGTGTGAGTGCAGAGATTGggcagggagcaggaggaggaagatgccCTTATAATCCAGGTAACAGACACTGGAATCTTGAACTGAGGTGGTGGCGGCGGGCGACGGTGGATCAGAAACGGCGCTATGGAGGAGAACTTTCTGGTTTGGGCCACTGGGAGTTCCATCCTGAATGAGCAAAGAAGACAAGTCAGTTTAGGATCGGTTGACTttggggcagtccaggtggctcagcggtttagtgcctccttcagcccagggcgtggtcctggagacccaggattgagtcccacgtccagctccctgcatggagcctgcttctccctcctcctgtgtctctgcctctctctctctctcatggataaataaaatctttaaaaaaaaaaaaaaaggattggatgACTTTGGGGCTCCTGGTgactccttcagcccagggcatgatcctggagacccgggatcaagtcccacgtcgggctccctgcatggagcctgcttctccctctgcctgtgtctctgcctgtctcactctctctctctgtgtctcccatgaataaataaataaaatctttaaaaaaaaaaaaaaaaagactggttgactttggggctcctgggtggctcagtcgttgagcgtctgcctttggctcagggagtgatcccggggtcctgggatggagtcctgcatcggggtccccacaggcagtctgcttctccctatgtctctgcccctctctgtgtctctcatgtaaataaatcaaatcttaaaaaaaaaaaaaggattggttGATTTTGACATACCTGTGGGTTATGCAGGTAGAAATACCCCAGGGACAGTTGGATGAGCATTTCCACAAACCAACAGGGCTAGAGGGCTGGTTTCAGAAGCCATCGACATCTCGGTGGTAATTGAAGCCAAAGAGGAGAACCACAGGGGAGACAGTTacttggagacatttttgattgtcataaCAGGGTAGGGGCAACCtctactggcatctagtaggaGGAGGCCAGAGAGGCTACTAAACTTTCCAGAATGCACAGAACCCAATAAAGAATATTCTGGCCCCAGGGTCAGAAGCACTAAGGTTGAGAAACTTGGAGAGGCAGGGTGCGTGGAGAGTGAGAAGAGGACTGGCCTTGGAACccaagc containing:
- the EPDR1 gene encoding mammalian ependymin-related protein 1; this translates as MLVAPLPLHFLLAAESKRNRGAAGRGPAAAAPAGGRALPGRGSRTSRARGPTAVATAAGVGGEGHRGSPRSAGSRGPGGGGRCAAMAGRARLWLLAGLWVCALGGLGAPGTPRPCRAPQQWEGRQVVFRQSSGRNSRALLSYDGLNRRVRVLDERKALIPCKRLFEYILLYEDGVMFQIEQATKQCSKITLTDPWDPLDIPQNSTFEDQYSIGGPQEQITVQEWSDRKSARSYETWIGIYTVKDCYPVQETFTRNYSVLLSTRFFDIQLGIKDPSVFTPPSTCQTAQPEPMSENCSWQ